The Pseudomonas baetica genome includes a region encoding these proteins:
- a CDS encoding FmdB family zinc ribbon protein — protein MPMYDYQCASCGHQLEAIQKISEAPLVDCPACQAPELKKQLSMPGFRLSGSGWYETDFKTGAKKNLAGGDKSD, from the coding sequence ATGCCGATGTACGATTACCAATGCGCTTCCTGTGGTCATCAACTGGAAGCCATTCAAAAGATCAGCGAGGCACCGCTGGTCGACTGCCCTGCCTGCCAGGCGCCAGAGCTCAAGAAACAGCTGTCCATGCCGGGCTTTCGCCTCAGCGGCAGCGGTTGGTACGAAACCGATTTCAAGACCGGAGCCAAGAAGAACCTGGCCGGTGGCGACAAATCTGACTAG
- the ruvB gene encoding Holliday junction branch migration DNA helicase RuvB, producing MIEADRLIAAAHSPREREEVQDRAIRPVSLADYIGQPTVREQMELFIQAARGRSESLDHTLIFGPPGLGKTTLANIIAQEMGVSIKSTSGPVLERPGDLAALLTNLEPHDVLFIDEIHRLSPIVEEVLYPAMEDFQLDIMIGEGPAARSIKLDLPPFTLVGATTRAGMLTNPLRDRFGIVQRLEFYSTADLATIVGRSANILGLPLDPEGAFEIARRARGTPRIANRLLRRVRDFAEVRAKGHITKSVADLALNLLDVDEHGFDHQDRRLLLTMIEKFDGGPVGIDSLAAAISEERHTIEDVLEPYLIQQGYIMRTPRGRVVTRHAYLHFGLNIPSRMGEMPVEDEFLDAVDD from the coding sequence GTGATTGAAGCTGATCGTCTGATCGCCGCCGCGCACAGCCCGCGTGAGCGCGAAGAAGTCCAGGACCGGGCCATCCGTCCGGTCAGTCTGGCCGACTACATTGGCCAGCCGACCGTGCGCGAGCAGATGGAGCTGTTCATCCAGGCCGCCCGTGGCCGCAGTGAATCCCTCGATCACACGCTGATCTTCGGCCCGCCGGGTCTGGGCAAGACCACGCTGGCCAACATCATTGCCCAGGAAATGGGCGTGTCGATCAAGAGCACCTCGGGCCCGGTGCTGGAGCGTCCCGGCGATCTGGCTGCGTTGTTGACCAACCTTGAGCCGCACGACGTGTTGTTTATCGACGAAATCCATCGCCTGTCGCCCATCGTTGAAGAAGTGCTGTACCCGGCGATGGAAGATTTCCAGCTCGACATCATGATCGGCGAAGGGCCGGCAGCGCGCTCGATCAAGCTCGATCTGCCGCCCTTCACGTTGGTGGGTGCGACGACTCGCGCTGGCATGCTGACCAATCCTTTGCGTGACCGCTTCGGTATCGTCCAGCGTCTTGAGTTCTACAGCACCGCAGATCTGGCGACGATTGTCGGTCGTTCGGCGAATATTCTCGGGCTGCCGCTGGATCCGGAGGGGGCCTTCGAAATTGCTCGCCGCGCCCGTGGTACGCCGCGGATCGCCAACCGCCTGCTGCGTCGCGTGCGCGATTTTGCTGAAGTGCGGGCCAAGGGGCACATTACCAAGTCGGTTGCCGATCTGGCGCTGAACCTGCTGGATGTCGACGAACATGGTTTCGATCACCAGGACCGGCGTTTACTGCTGACCATGATCGAGAAGTTCGATGGCGGCCCGGTCGGGATCGACAGCCTCGCGGCCGCGATCAGCGAAGAGCGCCACACCATCGAAGACGTGCTGGAGCCGTACCTGATTCAGCAGGGCTACATCATGCGCACGCCACGGGGCAGGGTGGTGACGCGGCATGCGTATCTGCATTTCGGTTTAAACATTCCGTCACGAATGGGTGAAATGCCCGTGGAAGACGAGTTTCTCGATGCCGTGGACGACTAA
- a CDS encoding HIT domain-containing protein, whose protein sequence is MFALDSRLQQDTLTLGDFPLCRLLLSNDANYPWFILVPRRDDISELFQLDVEDQQQLWRETTALAELLKDLFDADKMNVATLGNVVSQMHMHVIVRKRDDAAWPAPVWGKHPARPYNGEEVAAIRDRLRVVLTEDFTFLEG, encoded by the coding sequence GTGTTTGCTTTAGATTCACGACTTCAACAGGACACGCTGACCCTCGGCGACTTCCCGCTCTGCCGACTGCTGCTGTCCAATGACGCCAACTACCCGTGGTTCATTCTGGTGCCACGCCGGGACGATATCAGCGAGTTGTTTCAGTTGGATGTCGAAGATCAGCAGCAGCTATGGCGGGAAACCACCGCGCTGGCCGAGTTGCTCAAGGATTTGTTCGACGCCGACAAAATGAACGTCGCGACCCTGGGTAACGTTGTCAGTCAGATGCACATGCATGTGATTGTGCGTAAGCGCGACGACGCCGCCTGGCCAGCGCCGGTCTGGGGCAAGCACCCAGCCAGGCCTTATAATGGCGAGGAGGTGGCGGCCATTCGCGATCGCTTGCGTGTGGTGTTGACCGAAGACTTCACTTTTCTGGAGGGCTGA
- the ruvC gene encoding crossover junction endodeoxyribonuclease RuvC: MTLILGIDPGSRITGYGIVRDTGRGGCIYVASGCIRTGAGELHERLQIVYRGVREIIQTYGPVTMGIEKVFMAKNADSALKLGQARGAAIVAGAEECLEIAEYTATQVKQAVVGTGAANKEQVQMMVMHMLKLTSKPQIDASDALAIAICHAHTRSSLLPHGLGTARSRGGRLRL, translated from the coding sequence ATGACTTTAATTCTTGGTATCGACCCCGGTTCGCGTATCACCGGTTACGGCATTGTTCGCGATACCGGCCGCGGCGGCTGCATCTATGTGGCCTCGGGGTGTATTCGTACGGGGGCGGGCGAGCTGCATGAGCGTCTGCAAATCGTCTATCGCGGTGTGCGCGAAATCATTCAGACCTACGGCCCGGTCACCATGGGCATTGAAAAGGTGTTCATGGCGAAAAACGCCGATTCGGCGCTGAAACTGGGGCAGGCGCGTGGGGCCGCCATTGTCGCCGGCGCAGAAGAGTGTCTGGAGATTGCCGAGTACACCGCGACCCAGGTCAAACAAGCCGTGGTCGGCACCGGCGCAGCCAATAAAGAGCAGGTGCAGATGATGGTCATGCACATGCTCAAACTGACCAGTAAACCGCAAATCGACGCCTCCGATGCCCTGGCGATCGCCATTTGTCACGCGCACACCCGTTCAAGTCTGCTTCCGCATGGCTTGGGAACCGCACGCAGTCGTGGCGGGCGCCTGCGTCTCTGA
- the ruvA gene encoding Holliday junction branch migration protein RuvA, with protein MIGRLRGTLAEKQPPHLILDVNGLGYELEVPMTTLYRLPSVGEPLTLHTHLVVREDAQLLYGFAGKRERDFFRELIRLNGVGPKLALALMSSLEVDELIRCVQSQDTSALTKVPGVGKKTAERLLVELKDRFKAWETSPAMFALVPNQPDGPAAVNTAENDAVSALISLGYKPQEASKAITAIKDKNLSSEDLIRRALKGMI; from the coding sequence GTGATTGGACGCTTGCGCGGCACCCTGGCTGAGAAACAGCCGCCGCACCTGATTCTGGATGTAAACGGCCTCGGGTATGAGCTGGAAGTGCCCATGACCACGCTTTATCGGTTGCCGTCGGTCGGTGAACCACTGACCCTGCACACCCATTTGGTCGTACGCGAAGATGCGCAATTACTCTATGGTTTTGCCGGCAAGCGTGAGCGAGACTTTTTTCGCGAGTTGATCCGTCTCAATGGTGTCGGGCCAAAATTGGCGCTGGCGCTAATGTCGAGTCTTGAAGTCGACGAACTGATCCGCTGTGTGCAATCCCAGGACACCTCGGCGCTGACCAAGGTGCCCGGCGTTGGCAAGAAAACCGCCGAGCGTCTGCTGGTCGAGCTCAAAGATCGCTTCAAGGCCTGGGAAACCTCGCCGGCCATGTTTGCCCTGGTGCCGAACCAGCCGGACGGGCCGGCGGCGGTCAACACCGCTGAAAACGATGCGGTCAGCGCGCTGATTTCCCTGGGCTACAAGCCGCAGGAAGCGAGCAAGGCGATTACCGCCATCAAGGACAAGAATTTGAGCAGTGAAGACCTGATCCGCCGCGCCCTGAAGGGAATGATTTAA
- the tolQ gene encoding protein TolQ has translation MEANVVDHSSMWSLVSNASIVVQLVMLTLVAASVTSWIMIFQRSNLLRAGRRALESFEERFWSGIDLSKLYRQAGSNPDPDSGVEQIFRAGFKEFSRLRQQPGVDPEAVMEGVARAMRVAISREEEKLEQSLPFLATVGSVSPYIGLFGTVWGIMNSFRGLASAQQATLATVAPGIAEALIATAIGLFAAIPAVIAYNRFAARSETLLGRYYTFADEFQAILHRKVHTSEE, from the coding sequence GTGGAAGCTAACGTCGTCGACCATTCCTCCATGTGGAGCCTGGTCAGCAATGCCAGCATCGTGGTGCAGTTGGTAATGTTGACTCTGGTTGCTGCATCGGTGACCTCATGGATCATGATCTTTCAGCGCAGCAACCTGCTGCGTGCCGGTCGACGTGCCCTGGAGAGCTTCGAGGAGCGCTTCTGGTCGGGTATCGACCTGTCCAAACTGTACCGTCAGGCCGGCAGCAACCCGGATCCTGATTCGGGCGTCGAGCAAATCTTTCGCGCCGGATTCAAAGAGTTCTCCCGTCTGCGTCAGCAGCCAGGCGTCGATCCTGAAGCCGTGATGGAAGGCGTGGCCCGCGCCATGCGCGTGGCCATCTCCCGCGAAGAAGAGAAGCTGGAGCAGAGTCTGCCGTTTCTTGCCACCGTCGGTTCGGTCAGCCCGTACATCGGTCTGTTCGGTACCGTGTGGGGGATCATGAACTCCTTCCGCGGTCTGGCCAGCGCCCAGCAAGCCACCCTGGCCACCGTGGCCCCGGGTATTGCCGAAGCACTGATCGCCACGGCGATCGGTCTGTTCGCAGCAATTCCTGCAGTAATCGCTTACAACCGTTTTGCTGCTCGCAGCGAAACCCTGCTGGGCCGTTACTACACCTTCGCCGATGAATTCCAGGCGATCCTGCACCGCAAAGTGCACACCAGCGAAGAATAA
- the ybgC gene encoding tol-pal system-associated acyl-CoA thioesterase: MRAQNGLEPFAHRCRVYYEDTDAGGIVYYVNYLKFMERARTERLRELGFAQSALAGEDLLFVVHSSEARYHAPARLDDELLVSAEVIELNRASLRFKQQVRRATDNVLLCEGQFLVACVRTNSLKPRALPEDLRAAFADAGGPGTHSKQEIKRGS; this comes from the coding sequence ATGCGCGCGCAAAACGGGCTTGAGCCTTTCGCACATCGTTGTCGCGTTTATTACGAGGACACCGATGCGGGCGGCATCGTGTATTACGTTAATTACCTCAAGTTTATGGAACGGGCTCGAACCGAGCGGCTCCGCGAGCTGGGCTTTGCCCAATCTGCGCTTGCCGGGGAGGACCTGTTGTTTGTCGTGCACTCCAGCGAAGCGCGCTACCACGCGCCGGCGCGACTGGACGACGAATTGCTGGTAAGCGCTGAAGTAATCGAATTGAACCGTGCCAGCCTGCGCTTTAAACAGCAGGTCAGGCGGGCTACGGATAATGTGCTGCTCTGTGAAGGGCAGTTTTTGGTGGCCTGTGTGCGCACTAACAGTTTGAAACCCCGGGCCCTTCCCGAAGACCTGCGTGCGGCCTTCGCCGACGCGGGCGGCCCGGGTACACACTCAAAGCAGGAGATAAAGCGTGGAAGCTAA
- a CDS encoding ribbon-helix-helix domain-containing protein yields MVEGDRRGDRDVSSRHAIKVDPFVSEFDMSLIRPLSRSVRLNGYATCLRLEQVYWNILGNMAEDNCCSISTLLSHVDREVHLRHGGVKNFSALVRVVCVMNGVKDAPPPVVV; encoded by the coding sequence ATGGTAGAGGGAGACAGGCGAGGCGACAGGGATGTCAGCTCGCGACACGCTATAAAAGTCGATCCGTTCGTCAGCGAATTCGACATGTCACTGATTCGGCCATTGTCGCGATCTGTGCGTTTGAACGGTTATGCGACCTGCCTGCGGCTGGAGCAGGTTTACTGGAACATCCTCGGCAACATGGCCGAAGACAATTGCTGTTCGATCAGTACGTTGTTGTCCCACGTCGATCGTGAAGTGCATCTGCGCCACGGCGGGGTGAAAAACTTCAGTGCACTGGTGCGGGTGGTCTGCGTGATGAATGGAGTCAAGGATGCGCCGCCGCCTGTTGTTGTCTGA
- a CDS encoding Dps family protein — MAIDIGISEEDRKSIVEGLSRLLSDTYVLYLKTHNFHWNVTGPMFRTLHLMFEEQYNELALAVDLIAERIRALGFPAPGAYATYARLSSIKEEEGVPSAEDMIKQLVDGQEAVTRTARGIFPLLDKVSDEPTADLLTQRMQVHEKTAWMLRALLEA; from the coding sequence ATGGCAATCGATATCGGTATCAGTGAAGAAGATCGCAAGTCCATCGTCGAAGGGCTGTCGCGGCTGCTGTCGGACACCTACGTGCTGTATCTGAAAACCCATAACTTCCACTGGAACGTCACCGGCCCGATGTTCCGCACGCTGCACCTGATGTTCGAAGAGCAATACAACGAACTGGCGCTGGCCGTGGACCTGATCGCCGAGCGCATTCGCGCGCTGGGTTTTCCCGCGCCGGGCGCCTACGCCACTTACGCACGTCTTTCTTCTATTAAGGAAGAGGAGGGGGTGCCGAGTGCCGAAGACATGATCAAGCAGCTGGTCGACGGTCAGGAAGCGGTGACCCGCACTGCGCGTGGCATCTTCCCGCTGCTGGACAAGGTCAGTGACGAGCCGACGGCCGACCTGCTGACTCAGCGGATGCAAGTGCACGAAAAAACGGCGTGGATGCTGCGCGCCTTGCTCGAGGCGTAA
- the tolR gene encoding protein TolR — MARARKKRKPVAEMNVVPYIDVMLVLLVIFMVTAPMLNQGVKVDLPKVSSEALPQDNNTQVLTISIKADKTYYWNLGSEVDTEKQQDRAMTLPQMTDAVTKIIRAGTEGGKRTQVFIRGDKTVDYGSVMGAMGGLQKAGVGNVGLITEAP; from the coding sequence ATCGCTCGAGCTCGCAAAAAGCGCAAGCCGGTCGCCGAGATGAACGTGGTGCCTTACATCGACGTGATGTTGGTACTGCTGGTCATTTTCATGGTGACCGCGCCGATGCTCAATCAGGGCGTGAAAGTTGATCTGCCCAAGGTTTCCAGCGAAGCCTTGCCGCAGGACAACAACACCCAGGTCCTGACCATTTCGATCAAGGCTGACAAGACCTATTACTGGAACCTTGGCAGCGAAGTCGACACCGAGAAGCAACAGGACAGGGCCATGACCCTGCCGCAAATGACCGATGCGGTGACCAAGATCATTCGCGCCGGCACCGAAGGCGGCAAGCGTACCCAAGTCTTTATCCGCGGCGATAAAACCGTCGATTATGGTTCCGTCATGGGCGCCATGGGCGGGTTGCAGAAAGCCGGGGTCGGTAATGTTGGTTTGATTACCGAGGCCCCCTGA
- a CDS encoding cold-shock protein, producing MLKIVHLLMGAAALLLSFIPSLKSEAVPYLQQPDALYLAFFGLLNLVIAPVIPYWNKGPRQHLQNLVSALLVLTVVLQTLTLIAPMPVIAGQPAVLFSLVIALVAVVLHLAVSFYRSSPAAAPTSYDMTNRDTGTVKWFNTSKGFGFISRDSGDDIFVHFRAIRGEGHRVLVEGQRVEFSVMNRDKGLQAEDVIAALPRR from the coding sequence ATGTTGAAAATCGTCCACCTGCTAATGGGCGCAGCAGCCTTGCTGCTGTCGTTCATACCTAGCTTGAAATCCGAAGCCGTTCCCTACCTGCAACAACCCGATGCACTTTACCTGGCCTTTTTCGGCCTGCTGAACCTGGTCATCGCTCCAGTGATTCCTTACTGGAACAAAGGCCCGCGCCAGCATCTGCAAAATCTGGTCAGCGCTCTTCTGGTGCTGACTGTCGTCCTGCAAACCTTGACCCTGATCGCGCCGATGCCTGTCATCGCCGGCCAGCCAGCCGTGTTGTTCAGTCTGGTGATTGCCCTGGTTGCCGTGGTCCTGCACCTGGCCGTCAGTTTCTATCGTTCTTCACCGGCTGCCGCGCCAACCAGCTACGACATGACCAACCGCGATACCGGCACCGTCAAGTGGTTCAACACCTCCAAAGGCTTCGGCTTTATCTCCCGGGATTCCGGCGATGATATTTTCGTGCACTTTCGTGCAATCCGTGGCGAAGGCCACCGCGTTCTGGTCGAAGGCCAGCGCGTGGAGTTCTCGGTGATGAACCGGGACAAGGGCCTGCAAGCCGAGGACGTGATCGCCGCCCTGCCACGGCGCTGA
- the aspS gene encoding aspartate--tRNA ligase — protein MMRSHYCGQLNESLEGQEITLCGWVHRRRDHGGVIFLDIRDRDGLAQVVFDPDRAESFAAADRVRSEYVVKITGKVRLRPAGATNANMASGMIEVLGYELEVLNESETPPFPLNEFSDVGEETRLRYRFLDLRRPEMAEKLRLRSRMTTSIRRFLDENGFLDVETPILTRATPEGARDYLVPSRTHAGSFFALPQSPQLFKQLLMVAGFDRYYQIAKCFRDEDLRADRQPEFTQIDIETSFLDEKEIMGLTEQMIRNLFKEVLDLEFGEFPHMTFEEAMRRYGSDKPDLRIPLELVDVADQLKEVDFKVFSGPANDPKCRIAALRVPGGASMPRKQIDDYTKFVGIYGAKGLAYIKVNERAAGVEGLQSPIVKNIPLDNLNAILDRVGAVDGDIVFFGADKAKIVSEALGALRIKLGHDLNLLTCKWAPMWVVDFPMFEENDDGSFSALHHPFTAPKCTPQELEANPAGALSRAYDMVLNGTELGGGSIRIHRKEMQQAVFRLLGIEEAEQEEKFGFLLDALKYGAPPHGGLAFGLDRLVMLMTGAQSIREVIAFPKTQSAADVMTQAPGVVDAKALRELHIRLRETPKAE, from the coding sequence ATGATGCGCAGCCACTATTGCGGCCAACTGAACGAAAGCCTGGAAGGCCAGGAAATTACCCTTTGCGGATGGGTTCACCGTCGCCGCGACCACGGCGGGGTGATTTTCCTCGACATCCGTGATCGTGACGGTCTGGCCCAGGTGGTATTCGATCCGGATCGCGCCGAGAGCTTTGCCGCCGCCGACCGCGTGCGCAGCGAATACGTCGTGAAGATCACCGGCAAGGTGCGTCTGCGTCCGGCCGGTGCCACCAACGCCAACATGGCGTCGGGCATGATCGAAGTGCTGGGCTACGAACTGGAAGTGTTGAACGAGTCGGAAACCCCGCCGTTCCCGCTGAACGAGTTCTCCGACGTGGGCGAAGAAACCCGTCTGCGCTATCGCTTCCTGGACCTGCGTCGTCCGGAAATGGCCGAGAAGCTGCGTCTGCGTTCGCGCATGACCACCAGCATCCGTCGCTTCCTCGACGAGAACGGCTTCCTCGACGTTGAGACGCCGATCCTGACCCGTGCTACGCCGGAAGGCGCACGTGACTATCTGGTGCCAAGCCGTACTCACGCCGGCTCGTTCTTCGCCCTGCCGCAATCGCCGCAACTGTTCAAGCAACTGCTGATGGTGGCCGGCTTCGACCGTTACTACCAGATCGCCAAGTGCTTTCGCGACGAAGACCTGCGTGCCGACCGTCAGCCAGAGTTCACCCAGATCGACATCGAGACCAGTTTCCTCGATGAAAAAGAGATCATGGGCCTCACCGAGCAAATGATCCGCAACCTGTTCAAGGAAGTGCTGGATCTGGAATTCGGCGAATTCCCGCACATGACCTTCGAAGAAGCCATGCGCCGCTACGGTTCCGACAAGCCAGACCTGCGTATTCCGCTGGAGCTGGTCGACGTTGCCGATCAACTCAAAGAAGTCGACTTCAAGGTGTTCAGCGGCCCGGCCAACGACCCTAAATGCCGCATCGCCGCTCTGCGCGTTCCAGGCGGCGCCAGCATGCCGCGCAAGCAGATCGACGATTACACCAAGTTCGTCGGCATTTACGGTGCCAAGGGCCTGGCGTACATCAAGGTCAACGAGCGCGCCGCCGGTGTTGAAGGTCTGCAATCGCCGATCGTGAAAAACATCCCGCTGGACAACCTCAATGCCATTCTTGATCGCGTTGGCGCAGTCGATGGCGACATCGTGTTCTTCGGCGCCGACAAGGCCAAGATCGTCAGCGAAGCCTTGGGCGCGCTGCGTATCAAGCTGGGTCACGACCTGAACCTGCTGACTTGCAAGTGGGCCCCGATGTGGGTTGTCGACTTCCCGATGTTCGAAGAAAACGACGACGGCAGCTTCTCCGCGCTGCACCACCCGTTCACCGCGCCGAAGTGCACGCCGCAAGAGCTGGAAGCCAACCCGGCTGGTGCTCTGTCCCGTGCTTACGACATGGTGCTGAACGGCACTGAGTTGGGCGGCGGTTCGATCCGTATCCACCGCAAGGAAATGCAGCAAGCGGTTTTCCGCCTGCTGGGTATTGAGGAAGCTGAACAGGAAGAGAAATTCGGCTTCCTGCTCGACGCGCTGAAGTACGGTGCACCGCCGCACGGTGGTCTGGCGTTCGGTCTGGACCGTCTGGTGATGCTGATGACCGGCGCCCAGTCGATCCGTGAAGTGATCGCCTTCCCGAAAACCCAGAGCGCTGCCGACGTGATGACGCAAGCGCCGGGTGTCGTGGATGCCAAGGCACTGCGCGAGCTGCACATTCGTTTGCGCGAAACGCCAAAGGCTGAGTAA
- a CDS encoding SlyX family protein, which yields MSLEDRVTDLESRLAFQDDTIQALNDVLVAQQRVVERLQLQMAALLKRQEEMVGQFESFEEEAPPPHY from the coding sequence ATGAGCCTTGAAGATCGCGTTACCGATCTGGAAAGCCGTCTGGCGTTTCAGGATGACACCATTCAGGCGTTGAACGACGTGCTGGTGGCGCAGCAGCGGGTGGTCGAGCGCCTGCAATTGCAGATGGCTGCACTGCTCAAGCGTCAGGAAGAAATGGTCGGCCAGTTCGAGTCCTTCGAAGAAGAAGCGCCGCCGCCACATTATTGA
- a CDS encoding OprD family porin — protein sequence MRVMKWSMIALAVSAGTSQFAMASAQDDSKGFVEDSSFNVKTRMLYMNRDFKNENLKTSPSGERQGYREETGIGMHAIFESGFTQGTIGVGVDAFGLGSIKLDSGRGRTGNGLFATDSDGVPEDTQSKAGGAVKFRLSNTVLKYGDQFVASPVFSTDDSRLLPEATTGTLLVSKEIPGLELSAGRFTAMSSQTGMGHDTIVDGGLKSANIGGATYQFTDNFVAGVAASDVDDHFKKQYLNANYTLPINDEQSLNFDFNGYKSKSQGQELSGDIDNRIWSLAAAYSIGAHKFTIAHQRSTGDTGYVYGVDGGGTIFLANSIQYSDFNGADERSWQGRYDLNMKTYGVPGLSFMTRYVKGDNISTGAEEGKEHELDFETKYVMQNGPAKDLSFRLRSAWYRSNTAYNGGDNNDLRLIVEYPLSIL from the coding sequence ATGCGCGTGATGAAGTGGAGCATGATCGCCCTGGCTGTTTCAGCAGGCACCTCGCAGTTCGCAATGGCGTCCGCCCAGGATGATTCCAAAGGCTTCGTTGAAGACAGTAGCTTCAATGTAAAAACCCGCATGCTGTATATGAACCGTGATTTCAAGAATGAAAACTTGAAAACCAGTCCATCGGGTGAGCGTCAAGGCTATCGCGAAGAAACCGGTATTGGCATGCACGCCATTTTCGAATCCGGCTTCACTCAAGGCACCATCGGTGTCGGTGTTGACGCTTTCGGTCTGGGCTCTATCAAGCTCGACAGCGGCCGCGGCCGCACCGGCAACGGCTTGTTCGCCACCGATAGCGATGGCGTTCCAGAGGACACCCAATCCAAAGCGGGTGGTGCAGTCAAATTCCGCCTGTCCAACACCGTATTGAAATATGGCGACCAGTTCGTTGCCAGCCCGGTTTTCTCCACCGACGACAGCCGTTTGCTGCCTGAAGCCACTACCGGTACCTTGCTCGTTTCCAAGGAAATCCCTGGGCTTGAGCTGAGCGCTGGTCGCTTCACCGCGATGAGCTCCCAGACCGGCATGGGCCATGACACTATCGTTGATGGCGGCCTGAAATCTGCCAACATCGGTGGTGCAACCTACCAGTTCACCGACAACTTTGTCGCGGGCGTTGCGGCTTCCGACGTGGATGACCACTTCAAGAAGCAGTACCTCAACGCCAACTACACCCTGCCGATCAACGATGAACAATCGCTGAACTTCGACTTCAACGGGTACAAGAGCAAGAGCCAAGGTCAGGAACTGTCGGGCGATATCGACAACCGTATCTGGTCCCTGGCTGCCGCTTACAGCATCGGCGCCCACAAGTTCACCATCGCTCACCAGCGTTCGACCGGCGATACCGGTTACGTGTACGGCGTAGACGGCGGCGGCACCATTTTCCTCGCCAACTCCATTCAATACTCCGACTTCAACGGCGCAGACGAGCGTTCGTGGCAGGGTCGCTACGACCTGAACATGAAAACCTACGGCGTACCGGGCCTGAGCTTCATGACCCGTTACGTCAAAGGCGACAACATCTCTACCGGTGCTGAAGAAGGCAAGGAACACGAGCTGGACTTCGAAACCAAATACGTCATGCAGAATGGTCCGGCCAAAGACCTGTCCTTCCGCCTGCGTAGCGCCTGGTACCGTTCCAACACTGCTTACAATGGTGGCGACAACAACGACCTGCGTCTGATCGTTGAGTACCCGCTGAGCATCCTGTAA
- a CDS encoding YebC/PmpR family DNA-binding transcriptional regulator: MAGHSKWANIKHRKERQDAKRGKIFTKWIRELTVAARQGGGDPGSNPRLRLALDKALSANMSRDIIDRAVARGAGATEADNVEELTYEGYGPGGVAVMVECMTDNRNRTAAAVRHAFSKCGGNLGTDGSVAYLFERKGQISFAPGIDEDALTEAALEADADDVVTHEDGSIDVFTSFTSFYAVRNALEAAGFKGDDAEIVMQPTTSAELDLEGAEKVLKLIDMLEDLDDVQNVYSNADIPEDVAAQLG; this comes from the coding sequence ATGGCAGGTCATTCCAAGTGGGCGAACATCAAGCACCGCAAAGAACGTCAGGATGCCAAGAGAGGCAAGATCTTCACCAAGTGGATCCGTGAGCTGACCGTTGCGGCCCGTCAGGGTGGCGGTGACCCGGGTTCCAACCCGCGTCTGCGTCTGGCCCTGGACAAGGCGCTGAGCGCGAACATGAGTCGCGACATCATCGATCGCGCCGTTGCGCGTGGCGCCGGTGCGACCGAAGCGGACAATGTTGAAGAGCTGACCTACGAAGGCTACGGCCCGGGCGGTGTAGCGGTGATGGTCGAATGCATGACCGACAACCGCAACCGTACTGCAGCTGCCGTACGCCATGCGTTCAGCAAATGTGGTGGCAACCTCGGCACCGACGGGTCGGTCGCCTATCTGTTCGAGCGCAAGGGGCAGATCAGCTTCGCGCCGGGTATCGATGAGGATGCACTGACGGAAGCAGCGCTGGAAGCCGATGCCGATGACGTGGTGACTCATGAAGACGGCTCGATCGACGTGTTCACCTCGTTCACCAGCTTCTACGCCGTGCGTAACGCTCTCGAAGCCGCTGGTTTCAAAGGTGATGACGCAGAGATCGTGATGCAGCCGACCACCAGCGCCGAACTGGATCTGGAAGGTGCGGAGAAGGTACTCAAGCTGATCGACATGCTGGAAGACCTGGACGACGTGCAGAACGTCTATTCCAACGCAGATATTCCGGAAGACGTGGCCGCTCAGCTCGGCTAA